A single window of Rhipicephalus microplus isolate Deutch F79 chromosome 5, USDA_Rmic, whole genome shotgun sequence DNA harbors:
- the LOC119173893 gene encoding uncharacterized protein LOC119173893, which yields MRAFVAFALLSAASLAYAGPRPASSKTEFGSLTQGGGSLGSSFSGAAGSRVASGSLPGLSFGSGPAGVFATPSLGSQGLGPFAGSIGSFGGVSGSLGGSSVLGLPGSFGSSVGPVGGPGSAGFGVSPSTGFHGPSSLGGSGLHPSYGSFGGFFGKGLGGAGLYGDSFSPISSYGPGYGFSNGPAFGPAYASFYGPAYGLGYRSGLGSGYSYGSGSGSSSGSSSGSGLGLGSGFSSGSSSSFGFGLGSSGGSFGGYGPSSPFGFSGQVSGTRGFGLSAAGSGRGFGSSGASQLVVRSRRSDSSSSSGASSS from the exons ATGAGGGCCTTCGTAGCCTTTGCTCTTCTATCCGCTG CCTCCTTGGCTTATGCCGGTCCTCGTCCTGCTTCTTCCAAGACTGAATTTGGAAGTCTCACTCAGGGAGGTGGCAGTCTTGGAAGTAGTTTCAGCGGTGCAGCGGGATCTAGGGTTGCTTCCGGATCACTTCCCGGACTTAGCTTCGGTAGTGGCCCTGCAGGCGTATTCGCGACACCTTCACTTGGTTCACAGGGATTGGGGCCTTTTGCAGGTTCAATTGGCTCTTTTGGCGGAGTTTCTGGAAGTCTAGGAGGTTCTAGCGTTTTAGGTCTACCAGGATCTTTCGGATCTAGCGTTGGGCCTGTGGGAGGACCTGGCTCAGCAGGCTTTGGCGTTAGTCCAAGCACAGGTTTCCATGGTCCGTCGAGCCTTGGAGGTTCCGGTCTTCACCCCAGTTATGGCAGCTTCGGTGGCTTTTTTGGCAAGGGCCTCGGTGGTGCGGGTCTTTACGGCGATAGTTTCTCTCCAATCAGCAGCTATGGCCCCGGTTATGGATTCAGCAATGGACCTGCCTTTGGCCCCGCCTACGCATCTTTCTATGGCCCGGCCTACGGACTTGGTTATCGATCTGGTCTGGGTTCCGGTTACAGCTATGGCTCTGGTTCCGGCTCTAGCTCTGGCTCCAGCTCTGGATCTGGCTTAGGCTTGGGCTCTGGTTTTAGTTCTGGCTCCAGTTCCAGCTTTGGTTTTGGCTTGGGGAGCAGCGGAGGCAGCTTCGGTGGTTACGGTCCCTCTTCACCTTTTGGTTTTTCTGGCCAAGTCAGTGGGACTCGAGGCTTTGGGTTAAGCGCTGCCGGTTCAGGCAGAGGTTTCGGAAGTTCTGGAGCTTCCCAATTAGTTGTACGTTCTAGAAGAAGCGACTCCAG ttcTTCATCTGGTGCATCAAGTTCATAA
- the LOC142817752 gene encoding uncharacterized protein LOC142817752 isoform X2 codes for MVLAWAMEVSEETTVAPSAVPMVSQVHSVRFVTSVPPDSPSSLAFPAVPVALLHLPVPPQHQVEALAPQALANNKIIVPMPVILFKPRHWSNSYPVQHATMKAYITLTLLSAASLAYAGPRSNKVDNVVSGNGVGNIAGTRPGGVSGSFAGVGVAGGVTGLPVQPSLGSSVGFPSAIPGSSSSQSSGSSGSVGVSPGPVRRPVSSGSYGFAPAGGFYGPGSFGGYGGFYNWPAFYPGYYGYGDYFGNGFGLGGYYDSGFYPYHGFGYGSNYGSGLGFGSFGGFGAPYGGHHGFPGSFGQFAPQHPSGFPSLRGSFGGASSSPSSSQRVAASRGSSASTTSSSSSSSSGQQ; via the exons ATGGTTctggcttgggctatggaggttTCGGAGGAAACTACGGTGGCCCCTTCGGCGGTTCCTATGGTTTCCCAGGTTCATTCGGTCAGGTTCGTGACCAGCGTGCCACCGGATTCCCCCTCCTCTCTGGCGTTTCCAGCAGTACCCGTGGCTCTTCTGCATCTTCCAGTTCCGCCACAGCATCAAGTAGAAGCTCTGGCTCCACAAGCTCTAG CCAATAATAAAATAATTGTACCAATGCCGGTCATCCTATTCAAACCTCG GCATTGGAGCAACAGCTACCCGGTGCAACACGCAACAATGAAGGCCTACATCACCCTTACTCTTCTATCTGCAG CCTCTCTGGCTTATGCTGGCCCCCGTTCCAATAAGGTGGACAATGTTGTCAGTGGAAATGGCGTAGGAAATATCGCTGGAACCAGACCTGGTGGTGTGTCCGGATCGTTTGCTGGTGTTGGCGTAGCCGGTGGTGTCACAGGACTGCCCGTTCAACCCTCACTAGGTTCATCTGTAGGATTTCCAAGCGCTATTCCGGGAAGTTCTAGCTCTCAGTCTTCTGGTAGTTCGGGATCTGTTGGAGTTAGCCCCGGACCAGTGAGAAGACCTGTCTCCTCGGGCTCTTATGGCTTCGCTCCAGCAGGAGGCTTTTATGGTCCGGGTAGCTTTGGAGGCTATGGCGGCTTTTACAACTGGCCCGCTTTCTACCCTGGGTATTACGGCTACGGTGACTACTTCGGCAACGGCTTCGGCCTTGGAGGTTATTACGACAGTGGTTTCTATCCTTACCACGGCTTCGGCTACGGTTCTAACTATGGTTCCGGCTTGGGCTTTGGAAGCTTTGGAGGCTTTGGTGCACCCTACGGTGGTCACCACGGGTTCCCTGGTTCTTTCGGTCAGTTTGCTCCTCAGCATCCTTCTGGATTCCCCTCTTTGCGTGGTAGCTTCGGCGGTGCCAGTAGCTCTCCCTCATCATCTCAAAGAGTTGCAGCATCGAGAGGAAGTTCTGCTTCGACAACCTCCAG CTCATCCTCGTCATCTTCTGGCCAACAATAG
- the LOC142817752 gene encoding uncharacterized protein LOC142817752 isoform X1: MLSLCRDGSEQNCGKTERHWSNSYPVQHATMKAYITLTLLSAASLAYAGPRSNKVDNVVSGNGVGNIAGTRPGGVSGSFAGVGVAGGVTGLPVQPSLGSSVGFPSAIPGSSSSQSSGSSGSVGVSPGPVRRPVSSGSYGFAPAGGFYGPGSFGGYGGFYNWPAFYPGYYGYGDYFGNGFGLGGYYDSGFYPYHGFGYGSNYGSGLGFGSFGGFGAPYGGHHGFPGSFGQFAPQHPSGFPSLRGSFGGASSSPSSSQRVAASRGSSASTTSSSSSSSSGQQ, encoded by the exons ATGTTAAGTCTATGTCGGGATGGCAGTGAACAGAATTGCGGAAAGACCGAAAG GCATTGGAGCAACAGCTACCCGGTGCAACACGCAACAATGAAGGCCTACATCACCCTTACTCTTCTATCTGCAG CCTCTCTGGCTTATGCTGGCCCCCGTTCCAATAAGGTGGACAATGTTGTCAGTGGAAATGGCGTAGGAAATATCGCTGGAACCAGACCTGGTGGTGTGTCCGGATCGTTTGCTGGTGTTGGCGTAGCCGGTGGTGTCACAGGACTGCCCGTTCAACCCTCACTAGGTTCATCTGTAGGATTTCCAAGCGCTATTCCGGGAAGTTCTAGCTCTCAGTCTTCTGGTAGTTCGGGATCTGTTGGAGTTAGCCCCGGACCAGTGAGAAGACCTGTCTCCTCGGGCTCTTATGGCTTCGCTCCAGCAGGAGGCTTTTATGGTCCGGGTAGCTTTGGAGGCTATGGCGGCTTTTACAACTGGCCCGCTTTCTACCCTGGGTATTACGGCTACGGTGACTACTTCGGCAACGGCTTCGGCCTTGGAGGTTATTACGACAGTGGTTTCTATCCTTACCACGGCTTCGGCTACGGTTCTAACTATGGTTCCGGCTTGGGCTTTGGAAGCTTTGGAGGCTTTGGTGCACCCTACGGTGGTCACCACGGGTTCCCTGGTTCTTTCGGTCAGTTTGCTCCTCAGCATCCTTCTGGATTCCCCTCTTTGCGTGGTAGCTTCGGCGGTGCCAGTAGCTCTCCCTCATCATCTCAAAGAGTTGCAGCATCGAGAGGAAGTTCTGCTTCGACAACCTCCAG CTCATCCTCGTCATCTTCTGGCCAACAATAG
- the LOC142817246 gene encoding uncharacterized protein LOC142817246, with product MTSFAPIALLFAGTLALVVGTVGVGASVASMGGLGGGGLIGPSHTRSEGYPNLGAPVSSRASYPGGPPSAPSGFPSSVSFSSSRISSYGSSGYGDLNSAGGFGYGGYYDDGGASYGGHYSSPGYYGAGYNYGYYSAGYGGFSLSG from the exons ATGACATCCTTCGCTCCAATTGCTCTCTTGTTTGCTG GCACCCTGGCTCTTGTTGTTGGCACGGTCGGAGTTGGAGCCAGCGTCGCCAGTATGGGCGGACTTGGAGGAGGAGGCCTTATAGGCCCGTCGCACACACGCAGTGAAGGGTATCCTAACTTAGGTGCGCCAGTTTCATCCAGAGCGTCGTACCCGGGAGGACCTCCTAGCGCACCGAGTGGATTCCCGTCATCTGTTAGCTTTTCGTCGTCCAGAATATCTTCATATGGCAGTAGCGGATATGGTGATTTGAATAGCGCCGGCGGCTTTGGCTACGGAGGTTATTACGATGACGGCGGCGCTTCGTATGGTGGGCATTACTCCAGTCCAGGTTACTACGGTGCTGGTTACAACTATGGGTATTACTCAGCTGGTTACGGAG GTTTTTCTCTTTCTGGCTGA